A region of Drosophila suzukii chromosome 2L, CBGP_Dsuzu_IsoJpt1.0, whole genome shotgun sequence DNA encodes the following proteins:
- the CatB gene encoding catalase, with product MCSRDPATNQLIDYKNNDSEVQKEITTSSGTPVGVKDAIQTVGPRGPALLQDFQFLDELMHFDSERIPERVAYAKGAGAFGYFECTHDISKFCAATIFDKVKKRCAIAMRFSVACGEQGSADTIREQRGFSVKFYTDDGIWDIVGCNMPVYYVRDPSLFPSLIHAQKRNPQTHLRDPDMFWDFMTLRPETLHALLMYFSDRGTPDGYRHLHGYGVHTYRMINATGETQYVKFHFKTDQGVKNLDSRRCEELMSHDPDYAIRDLYNSIKKGNYPSWTMYIQVMLNEEAKKCRFNPFDVTKVWPQKDFPLLPVGKLVLDRNPTNYFTEVEQLAFSPAHMVPGIEPSPDKMLQGRLFAYGDSQRHRMGVNYMQIPVNCPYRVNVRNFQRDGQMTVTDNQNGAPNYFPNSFCGPKESPRALGLQTCCPLTGDVYRFMSGDTEDNFSQVTDFWTYTLDNCGRKRLVRNLSEHLTEASQFLQERAVKLFTMVHSDFGRLMTEALNTARISKF from the exons atgTGTTCACGCGATCCGGCCACAAATCAATTGATCGACTACAAGAATAATGACTCCGAGGTGCAAAAGGAGATCACGACATCCAGTGGAACTCCGGTTGGTGTAAAGGATGCCATACAGACGGTGGGACCTAGGGGTCCGGCTTTACTTCAGGACTTTCAGTTTCTTGACGAGTTAATGCACTTCGACTCGGAACGGATTCCCGAAAGGGTGGCCTATGCCAAGGGAGCTGGGGCCTTTGGCTATTTTGAGTGCACCCATGACATTTCCAAATTCTGTGCGGCCACAATTTTCGACAAGGTTAAGAAACGTTGTGCCATCGCCATGAGATTTTCGGTGGCCTGTGGGGAACAGGGTTCGGCTGATACGATCCGCGAGCAACGTGGATTTTCGGTCAAATTCTATACGGACGACGGCATTTGGGATATTGTGGGTTGCAACATGCCTGTGTACTATGTGAGGGATCCCTCGCTGTTCCCCAGCTTGATCCATGCCCAAAAACGCAATCCGCAGACCCATTTAAGGGATCCCGACATGTTCTGGGATTTTATGACGCTACGTCCGGAAACGCTGCACGCTCTGCTTATGTACTTTAGTGATCGGGGAACTCCTGATGGATATCGCCACTTGCACGGCTATGGAGTTCACACTTATCGCATGATCAATGCAACTGGGGAAACACAGTACGTTAAATTCCACTTCAAGACGGATCAGGGTGTCAAGAACCTGGACAGCCGACGATGCGAAGAGCTAATGTCCCATGATCCGGACTATGCCATCAGGGATCTATATAACTCGATAAAGAAGGGCAACTATCCCAGCTGGACCATGTATATTCAG GTAATGCTCAACGAGGAGGCCAAAAAGTGTCGTTTCAACCCGTTCGACGTGACCAAAGTGTGGCCCCAGAAGGATTTTCCCCTGCTGCCGGTCGGAAAACTGGTCCTTGATCGCAATCCCACCAACTACTTCACGGAGGTGGAGCAGCTGGCCTTCAGTCCGGCTCACATGGTTCCGGGGATCGAGCCATCGCCCGATAAGATGCTCCAGGGTCGTCTCTTTGCTTACGGGGACTCGCAGCGTCATCGCATGGGCGTTAACTACATGCAGATCCCGGTGAACTGCCCCTACAGAGTTAATGTGAGGAACTTCCAGCGGGATGGACAAATGACGGTGACCGACAATCAAAATGGGGCCCCCAACTACTTCCCCAACTCGTTCTGCGGCCCGAAGGAAAGTCCCCGGGCTTTGGGGCTGCAAACCTGCTGCCCCCTGACCGGAGATGTTTACCGATTTATGAGCGGTGATACGGAAGATAACTTCAGTCAGGTCACCGACTTTTGGACCTACACCCTGGACAATTGCGGCAGGAAACGACTTGTTCGCAATTTGTCCGAACATCTCACCGAGGCCAGTCAGTTCCTCCAGGAGCGGGCAGTAAAACTCTTCACCATGGTACATTCCGATTTCGGACGACTGATGACGGAGGCCCTGAACACGGCCAGAATATCCAAATTCTAG